CTAATCGACATTAAACAAAGTGCAATGGATAAACCTGACGCCATTAAAATAGCTATGGAAACATCTGAATAGCTTTTAAAGCGTAACCTTAAAAACTCGATAAGTATCGCTCCTAAAATGACGATGATTATACTCATCCATTCTGGCTGACTACCTGAAACTAACCCGATGGCTACTCCTGCTAAGGCAATATGACTTAATGTGTCTGCAATAAGCGATTGTTTTCGCATAATGAGGAACACACCGATTATTGGTGCAATTACAGCAATAAGAATTCCTGCTACAAAGGCGCGTTGCATAAAAGCTAATTCAAACAATGTTCTTGCCTTCTTTCAAGATGAATCAATTGGTCGATATATGGTTCTAATTCATGAATATGATGGGTAATCATCACAATAGTCACTTGAGGACACAAGTTCTTTAGCGTTTCATATAACATACGTCGCATCTTTTCATCCATACCAGTAGCTGGTTCATCTAATAGTAGAATTGCTGGATTTTCCATTAGCGCTCTTACAATACATGCTTTTTGTTTTTGTCCTCCAGATAACTTTCCAATTGGCTGATTTGCAACAGTTCCTAAATCAAATTGTCGTATAAATCCTTTTGCTCTTTTTATGTCTTCTTTTGAAATTGGTTCAAACCATTTTTTTAACTTCCACGAACCAGAAAGAATAAATTCTGTAACTGTACTAGGGAAATCCTGTTCAATGGATGCAACCTGCTGCGGTACATAGCTTGCCCTTATTTGTTTAGGCCATTGTCGAGTCCCTTTCCATGGTTTTAAAAGACCTACTAATAGCTTCATAGCTGTAGTTTTTGCAGCACCATTTTCTCCCGTAATCGCTACAAATTGACCTTGTTTAATTGAAAAAGATAGATTCTCCACTATCACTTTTTGCGAATAGCCAAATGTTACATTTTTCAAACCAATTGTCGACTCTGTCATCTTTCTCACCCTTTATTTTAAAGCTTCTTTTAGCACTTTTAAGTTATCTTCCATAATGCTAATATAGCTTGCACCATTTTGTTGATCTTCTTCACTCAAGCCTTCTAGTGTGTTTAACACTGCTGTTTTTGCGTTTAATTCATTTGCAAGTGTTTCTGCAACTTTTGATGAAGTATTATCTTCAAAGAAAATTGTGCTGATATTATGTTCCTCTGCAAATTCTTTCAGTTCTTTTAATTGCTTAGCACTCGGTTCATTGTCTGGAGAAAGACCAGCAATTGGTACTTGAGTCAATCCGTAAGAATCAGCCAAATAACCAAAGGCAGCATGTTGTGTAATAATTTCTTTATTGTTTACATTTGCTAAAGCTTCCTCA
Above is a genomic segment from Lysinibacillus sp. PLM2 containing:
- the znuC gene encoding high-affinity zinc uptake system ATP-binding protein ZnuC; the protein is MTESTIGLKNVTFGYSQKVIVENLSFSIKQGQFVAITGENGAAKTTAMKLLVGLLKPWKGTRQWPKQIRASYVPQQVASIEQDFPSTVTEFILSGSWKLKKWFEPISKEDIKRAKGFIRQFDLGTVANQPIGKLSGGQKQKACIVRALMENPAILLLDEPATGMDEKMRRMLYETLKNLCPQVTIVMITHHIHELEPYIDQLIHLERRQEHCLN